The following coding sequences lie in one Paracidovorax avenae genomic window:
- a CDS encoding Bug family tripartite tricarboxylate transporter substrate binding protein, which translates to MPVNPFHAPAAALPRRAVLRGAAATGLALAAGHAFANDPWPAKPVTLVVPFPAGGGTDAFARPLAAQFSKSTGKTLVIDNRGGAGGTVGASYASKAVPDGYTLFMGGTHHVIAPSMYPRLDYDIEKDFIPLALLANVPQVLVVNPRNVPFTAFPAFLDHVRRNPAKLNYASAGSGTSHHLAGELFKLQSNTFITHIPYRGAGPALQDLIGGNVDMMFDGLGSSAAHIKGGRIRALMVSGKQRNPAFPDVPCAAEVGLPDYTVTTWYGLWVPKGTPADLQARIVEEVRRIGAADEIKAVWAKNGADYGGLTQAQFGAMVGTEVKRWAQVVKASGAKLE; encoded by the coding sequence ATGCCAGTGAATCCTTTCCATGCGCCCGCTGCGGCGCTGCCGCGGCGCGCCGTGCTGCGCGGGGCCGCCGCGACGGGCCTCGCGCTCGCAGCCGGCCATGCCTTCGCGAACGACCCCTGGCCGGCCAAGCCGGTCACGCTGGTGGTGCCGTTCCCGGCTGGCGGCGGCACCGACGCGTTCGCCCGGCCGCTGGCGGCGCAGTTTTCCAAGTCCACCGGCAAGACGCTGGTCATCGACAACCGCGGCGGTGCCGGCGGCACGGTGGGCGCGAGCTATGCGTCCAAGGCCGTGCCGGACGGCTACACGCTGTTCATGGGCGGGACGCACCATGTGATCGCTCCGTCGATGTATCCGCGGCTGGACTACGACATCGAGAAGGATTTCATCCCGCTGGCGCTGCTGGCCAACGTGCCGCAGGTGCTGGTGGTGAACCCGCGCAACGTGCCGTTCACGGCGTTCCCGGCCTTCCTCGACCATGTGCGGCGCAACCCGGCCAAGCTCAACTACGCATCGGCGGGATCGGGGACCTCCCATCACCTCGCGGGGGAGCTTTTCAAGCTGCAGTCGAACACGTTCATCACGCACATTCCCTATCGCGGCGCGGGGCCGGCGCTGCAGGACCTGATCGGCGGCAACGTGGACATGATGTTCGACGGACTGGGTTCTTCCGCGGCGCACATCAAGGGCGGGCGCATCCGTGCGCTGATGGTGTCGGGCAAGCAGCGCAACCCGGCCTTTCCGGACGTGCCGTGCGCGGCCGAGGTGGGCCTGCCCGACTACACGGTGACCACGTGGTACGGCCTCTGGGTGCCGAAGGGCACGCCGGCGGACCTGCAGGCGCGCATCGTGGAGGAGGTGCGGCGCATCGGCGCGGCCGACGAGATCAAGGCCGTGTGGGCGAAGAATGGCGCCGACTACGGCGGGCTCACGCAGGCGCAGTTCGGTGCCATGGTGGGGACGGAGGTGAAGCGCTGGGCGCAGGTGGTGAAGGCTTCCGGGGCGAAATTGGAGTGA
- a CDS encoding enoyl-CoA hydratase/isomerase family protein, whose translation MAGGEVGVVWPQEGAPDGRGIVRVTLRHPGRLNAMSRAMWRQLREVFERIQAREDARCVLIEGEGDAFCAGGDISEYPAFRFDPGSLRDFHEREVWGGLSAMLACDVPIVAAIRGACMGAGVEIAACCDVRFAAESARFGAPIARLGFPMAPREAALVAQAVGDALARRMLLEAATVGAGPLAAQGFLAAVVADDGLAAQAWASVERIAALAPRAARLNKQTLRACRQGGGGGPQALSDPYAYAAGAEHREGIAAFLEKRPPQF comes from the coding sequence ATGGCAGGTGGTGAGGTCGGGGTGGTCTGGCCGCAAGAGGGTGCGCCGGATGGGCGTGGCATCGTGCGTGTCACGTTGCGGCATCCGGGGCGGCTCAATGCCATGTCGCGGGCGATGTGGCGGCAGTTGCGGGAAGTGTTCGAGCGCATCCAGGCCCGCGAGGATGCGCGCTGCGTGCTGATCGAGGGGGAGGGCGATGCCTTCTGCGCGGGCGGCGATATTTCCGAATACCCGGCGTTCCGGTTCGATCCCGGTAGCCTGCGCGACTTCCATGAACGCGAGGTGTGGGGCGGGCTGTCGGCGATGCTGGCGTGCGACGTGCCGATCGTCGCCGCGATCCGTGGTGCCTGCATGGGCGCGGGGGTGGAGATCGCGGCCTGCTGCGACGTGCGGTTCGCCGCGGAATCCGCGCGCTTCGGTGCGCCGATCGCACGGCTGGGGTTTCCGATGGCGCCGCGCGAGGCCGCGCTGGTGGCGCAGGCCGTGGGCGATGCGCTGGCCCGCCGCATGCTGCTGGAGGCCGCCACGGTCGGGGCCGGGCCGCTGGCCGCGCAGGGTTTCCTGGCGGCCGTGGTGGCGGACGACGGACTGGCCGCGCAGGCGTGGGCGAGCGTGGAGCGCATCGCGGCGCTCGCGCCCCGGGCGGCTCGGCTCAACAAGCAGACGCTGCGTGCGTGCCGGCAGGGCGGGGGCGGTGGGCCGCAGGCCTTGTCCGACCCGTATGCCTACGCGGCCGGCGCGGAGCACCGCGAGGGCATCGCGGCCTTCCTCGAGAAGCGGCCACCGCAATTCTGA
- a CDS encoding malonyl-CoA synthase, with the protein MPSQPLASPSRTPDSAPSAGHQNLYSALRAAFPADLDGIAVEATSPEGLPLHYSWADLEQASARIANLLASLKLPEGSRIAVQVEKSVEAMLLYLATLRAGFVFLPLNTAYQSAEIEYFIGNAEPAVVVCTPANFGWVSKLAFTAGTAHVFTLGDDRTGTLLERATHHSSVHEPVARSADDLAAILYTSGTTGRSKGAMLTHGNLLSNALVLKDYWGWQPGDVLIHALPIFHVHGLFVAIHGALINGSPMVWFAKFDPKAVIAAMPRATVFMGVPTLYVRLLAEPALNRESTARMRLFVAGSAPLLIETFKEWQDRTGHTILERYGMSETIMLTSNPYAADARHGGQEERRGGTVGFPLPGVGLRVVDDAGQPVATDDIGHIQVQGPNVFQGYWRMPEKTKEEFAVDGQGGRWFKTGDVGKIDARGYVHIVGRSKDLIISGGYNVYPAEIEGFINEMPGVAESALVGVPHPDFGEVGVAVVIPKAGAQLDGEAIIAALKARLANFKIPKRCFVTEELPRNTMGKVQKNLLREQYKRLFN; encoded by the coding sequence ATGCCTTCCCAACCGCTCGCATCGCCTTCCCGCACGCCGGACTCCGCACCGTCCGCCGGCCACCAGAACCTCTACAGCGCCCTGCGCGCCGCCTTCCCGGCGGACCTGGACGGCATCGCCGTCGAGGCCACGTCGCCCGAGGGGCTGCCCCTGCACTACAGCTGGGCGGACCTGGAGCAGGCCAGCGCCCGCATCGCCAATCTGCTCGCATCGCTGAAGCTGCCCGAGGGCAGCCGCATCGCGGTGCAGGTGGAGAAGTCGGTCGAGGCCATGCTGCTGTACCTCGCGACGCTGCGCGCGGGTTTCGTGTTCCTGCCGCTGAACACCGCCTACCAGAGCGCGGAGATCGAATACTTCATCGGCAATGCCGAGCCGGCGGTGGTGGTCTGCACGCCGGCGAATTTCGGCTGGGTCTCCAAGCTGGCCTTCACGGCCGGCACGGCGCATGTGTTCACGCTCGGCGACGACCGCACGGGTACGCTGCTGGAGCGCGCGACGCACCATTCCAGCGTCCACGAGCCGGTGGCACGTTCGGCGGATGACCTCGCCGCCATCCTCTACACCAGCGGCACCACGGGCCGCAGCAAGGGCGCGATGCTCACGCACGGCAACCTGCTGTCGAACGCATTGGTGCTCAAGGACTACTGGGGCTGGCAGCCCGGCGACGTGCTGATCCACGCGCTGCCGATCTTCCACGTGCACGGCCTGTTCGTGGCGATCCACGGGGCGCTCATCAACGGCAGCCCGATGGTCTGGTTCGCGAAGTTCGACCCGAAGGCGGTGATCGCCGCGATGCCGCGCGCCACCGTGTTCATGGGCGTGCCCACGCTCTACGTGCGGTTGCTGGCCGAGCCCGCGCTGAACCGCGAGAGCACGGCCCGCATGCGCCTGTTCGTGGCCGGCTCCGCGCCGCTGCTGATCGAGACGTTCAAGGAGTGGCAGGACCGCACGGGCCACACCATCCTGGAGCGCTATGGCATGAGCGAGACCATCATGCTCACCAGCAATCCGTACGCGGCCGACGCGCGCCACGGCGGGCAGGAGGAGCGCCGCGGCGGCACCGTGGGCTTCCCGCTGCCGGGCGTGGGCCTGCGCGTGGTGGACGACGCGGGCCAGCCGGTGGCCACCGACGACATCGGCCATATCCAGGTGCAGGGGCCCAACGTGTTCCAGGGCTACTGGCGCATGCCGGAGAAGACGAAGGAGGAGTTCGCCGTCGACGGGCAGGGCGGCCGCTGGTTCAAGACGGGCGACGTGGGCAAGATCGATGCGCGGGGCTACGTCCACATCGTGGGGCGCAGCAAGGACCTCATCATCTCCGGCGGCTACAACGTCTATCCGGCCGAGATCGAGGGCTTCATCAACGAGATGCCCGGCGTGGCCGAGAGCGCGCTGGTGGGGGTGCCGCACCCGGACTTCGGCGAGGTGGGCGTGGCGGTGGTGATCCCCAAGGCCGGTGCGCAACTCGATGGCGAGGCGATCATCGCGGCGCTCAAGGCGCGCCTGGCGAACTTCAAGATTCCCAAGCGCTGCTTCGTCACCGAAGAGCTGCCACGCAACACCATGGGCAAGGTGCAGAAGAATTTGCTGCGTGAGCAGTACAAGCGGCTGTTCAACTGA
- a CDS encoding class I SAM-dependent methyltransferase, with amino-acid sequence MPGESLAIAHASGPVFDAMKISELLSLVRLRHSMRLRPCPVCGSGASRELLRYDRYLLPGRIRECEGCGMIYYGNMLPPQELEAFYVSLYGALMGFEASERQVAVYRDEARFRVQLMSGHLGPLDDVLEIGSGYGYFLDACREAGATRLRGIEPSAAGTRHASCVLGLQDVVVHAPLLGAGNPPFVPRVVALFHVLEHLADPGAALALLSSWLPDGGHLVVEVPDTAGDWSSLGIANFHLSHASYFREETLAALLRRHGFRPGRVDREACGIYPGNLRVFAVRDSVVAAAGPEAPPPSLAGHVARLARPWSLKNGYPRLAARLARSLARR; translated from the coding sequence ATGCCGGGCGAGAGCCTTGCCATCGCCCACGCGTCCGGGCCCGTTTTCGATGCCATGAAGATTTCCGAGCTTCTTTCCCTGGTGCGCCTGCGACACAGCATGCGCCTGCGGCCCTGTCCCGTTTGTGGCTCTGGCGCGTCGCGTGAACTCCTGCGCTATGACCGGTATCTCCTGCCCGGCCGCATCCGCGAATGCGAGGGCTGCGGAATGATCTACTACGGCAACATGCTGCCGCCGCAAGAGCTCGAGGCTTTCTACGTGTCGCTGTACGGTGCCTTGATGGGCTTCGAAGCGTCCGAGCGCCAGGTTGCCGTCTATCGCGACGAGGCGCGTTTTCGCGTGCAACTGATGTCCGGCCACCTGGGCCCGCTGGACGATGTGCTGGAAATAGGCTCGGGCTACGGCTATTTCCTCGATGCATGCCGGGAGGCAGGAGCGACGCGCCTGCGGGGCATCGAACCGTCCGCCGCCGGAACCCGCCATGCCTCTTGCGTGCTGGGCCTCCAGGACGTGGTGGTCCACGCCCCGCTCCTCGGTGCGGGCAATCCGCCGTTCGTTCCCCGCGTCGTGGCGCTGTTCCATGTGCTGGAGCATCTCGCCGATCCCGGGGCCGCCCTGGCACTGCTTTCGAGCTGGTTGCCCGATGGCGGCCACCTCGTCGTCGAGGTACCGGACACCGCGGGCGACTGGTCGTCGCTGGGCATCGCCAACTTCCATCTTTCCCATGCGAGCTACTTTCGCGAGGAGACGCTGGCGGCGCTGTTGCGCCGGCACGGGTTCCGCCCCGGCCGCGTCGATCGCGAGGCCTGCGGAATCTACCCCGGCAATCTGCGCGTTTTCGCGGTCCGCGACAGCGTGGTCGCCGCGGCCGGACCGGAGGCGCCTCCGCCCTCGCTGGCAGGCCACGTGGCGCGGCTGGCCCGGCCCTGGTCGCTGAAGAACGGTTACCCGCGCCTGGCGGCGCGCCTGGCGCGGTCGCTGGCGCGGCGCTGA
- a CDS encoding LysR substrate-binding domain-containing protein, with amino-acid sequence MRRLCPTISELNAFHSAAKHQAFTMAARELCVTQSAISRHIASLEDYLGQKLFIRKAGGLELTDAGATYLNATRPAMAALESATAQLMSYGGSGGALNFSVPPTFAAQWLFPRLGHFKRTLPQVALNFVRYQHAHDFAVPHEFDAAIQYGYGNWPSANARYLIGKETSIVCSPQLRDTLRLRTPQDLQHATLLQHIEVPLAWHDWMEAHQCDTAGSRFGPGFNLYSLIIRAAVSGFGVGIVPTCLVEDELQAGTLVEPLGRRFESPLGYYLCAPTARTNLSVYKLVAAWLEHCCSHAPSAAHGTAFPAEGCIFCTAETA; translated from the coding sequence ATGCGCCGCCTCTGCCCGACCATCTCCGAACTGAACGCTTTCCACTCCGCGGCAAAGCACCAGGCGTTCACCATGGCCGCGCGCGAACTGTGCGTGACGCAGAGCGCCATCAGCCGCCACATCGCATCGCTGGAGGACTACCTCGGACAAAAGCTGTTCATCCGCAAGGCGGGTGGGCTGGAACTGACGGACGCGGGCGCCACGTACCTCAACGCCACCCGGCCCGCGATGGCGGCGCTGGAATCGGCGACGGCGCAGCTCATGTCCTATGGCGGCAGCGGCGGCGCGCTCAATTTCTCGGTGCCGCCCACCTTCGCGGCACAGTGGCTGTTCCCGCGGCTGGGGCACTTCAAGCGCACCCTGCCCCAGGTGGCGCTCAACTTCGTGCGCTACCAGCATGCGCACGATTTCGCGGTGCCGCATGAATTCGACGCCGCCATCCAGTACGGCTACGGCAACTGGCCCAGCGCCAATGCCCGCTACCTGATCGGCAAGGAGACCAGCATCGTCTGCAGCCCCCAGCTGCGCGACACCCTGCGCCTGCGCACGCCGCAGGACCTGCAGCACGCCACGCTGCTGCAGCACATCGAGGTGCCGCTCGCATGGCACGACTGGATGGAGGCGCACCAGTGCGACACCGCCGGCAGCCGCTTCGGGCCGGGGTTCAACCTCTATTCGCTCATCATCCGCGCCGCGGTGTCCGGCTTCGGCGTGGGCATCGTGCCCACCTGCCTCGTGGAAGACGAACTGCAGGCGGGCACGCTGGTGGAGCCGCTCGGGCGGCGGTTCGAAAGCCCTCTGGGCTACTACCTGTGCGCGCCCACGGCCCGCACCAACCTGTCGGTCTACAAGCTGGTGGCCGCGTGGCTGGAGCACTGCTGCAGCCACGCGCCATCGGCGGCGCATGGCACCGCCTTCCCTGCGGAAGGCTGCATCTTCTGCACGGCGGAGACGGCCTGA
- a CDS encoding amidohydrolase family protein → MTSLMIENSRVLDVHALVLRSGVSVLVTGGRIAAVGEQVQAPEGTVKIDARGMTLMPGLIDCHVHVVASSFNLGTVAKMPNVFTMLRSLPIMKGMLDRGFTSVRDAGGADWSLAEAVRTGLVQGPRIFPSGKALSQTGGHADFRQRNDDLDVCSCAYKLGNIGRVVDGVDACRLAVREEILKGATQIKVMASGGVASPNDPIGNLGYSEAELRAIVEEADNANTYVMAHAYTPRAIARAVRCGVRTIEHGNLVDAATAGLMAEKGAFMVPTLVTYEGLANEGERYGLPAVSIAKIDTVRGQGKQAIEILAKAGVKMGLGSDLLAETHYLQSDELRLRAEILGNGPVLQQATLIGAEILGQQGRLGEITPGAIADLLLVDGDPLADIACLLGQGERIRAIVKDGAFVKNIL, encoded by the coding sequence ATGACTTCCCTGATGATCGAAAACAGCCGCGTCCTGGACGTGCATGCGCTCGTGCTGCGCTCCGGCGTCTCGGTGCTGGTGACGGGCGGCCGCATTGCCGCGGTGGGCGAACAGGTGCAGGCCCCCGAGGGCACTGTGAAGATCGACGCCCGCGGCATGACGCTCATGCCGGGCCTGATCGACTGCCACGTGCACGTGGTGGCGTCCTCGTTCAATCTGGGCACGGTGGCAAAGATGCCCAATGTGTTCACGATGCTGCGCTCGCTGCCGATCATGAAGGGCATGCTCGATCGCGGTTTCACGTCGGTGCGCGACGCGGGCGGCGCGGACTGGTCGCTCGCCGAAGCGGTGCGCACGGGCCTGGTGCAGGGGCCGCGCATCTTCCCCTCGGGCAAGGCGCTGTCGCAGACCGGCGGCCACGCGGACTTCCGCCAGCGCAACGACGACCTGGATGTGTGTTCGTGCGCGTACAAGCTGGGCAACATCGGCCGCGTGGTCGATGGCGTGGACGCCTGCCGGCTCGCGGTGCGCGAGGAGATCCTCAAGGGCGCGACGCAGATCAAGGTGATGGCCTCGGGCGGCGTGGCCTCGCCCAACGATCCGATCGGCAACCTGGGCTACTCGGAGGCCGAGCTGCGCGCCATCGTCGAAGAGGCCGACAACGCCAACACCTACGTCATGGCCCATGCCTACACGCCGCGCGCGATCGCCCGTGCCGTGCGCTGCGGCGTGCGCACCATCGAGCATGGCAACCTGGTCGATGCGGCCACGGCCGGCCTGATGGCCGAGAAGGGCGCCTTCATGGTGCCCACGCTCGTCACCTACGAGGGCCTCGCCAACGAGGGCGAGCGCTATGGCCTTCCGGCCGTGTCCATCGCCAAGATCGACACGGTGCGCGGCCAGGGCAAGCAAGCCATCGAGATCCTGGCGAAGGCCGGCGTGAAGATGGGCCTGGGCAGCGACCTGCTGGCCGAGACGCACTACCTGCAGTCCGACGAACTGCGCCTGCGCGCCGAGATCCTGGGCAATGGCCCGGTGCTGCAGCAGGCGACCCTGATCGGCGCCGAGATCCTGGGTCAGCAGGGCCGGCTCGGCGAAATCACACCGGGCGCCATCGCCGACCTGCTGCTGGTCGATGGCGACCCGCTCGCCGACATCGCCTGCCTGCTGGGCCAGGGCGAGCGCATCCGCGCCATCGTCAAGGACGGCGCCTTCGTCAAGAACATCCTGTAA
- a CDS encoding ABC transporter substrate-binding protein yields the protein MQRRNLMKLGGAAAVLQCLPSIGFSQQGEAFRIGSLTPITGAGSPYGPGMQQAIRLAVDEVNAAGGAGGRKLELFTEDSQTKPDAAVLAAKKLIEVNKVQAVLGTWASGVSLAVLPLTEAAGIIEMNVSGAPAISTLDTKDLVWRFQATNDRFGAAFAEICAKRGFKRPATMAFNNASGLGNVEGFTRVWEKRGGKVIANVTYEPNRPSYRSELQKILAAKPDVIVMGSYLPDTTIILREWFQSGAENKWVIPGWAANPDLVKALGPEVCEGIISVDTVSNEKSPSFANFDVAFTKATGKSAATNIYAAMAYDMVISLALAMEAAGPKATVEQVNAKIRDVSNAPGTAVHTFAEGKAQLAKKAKVNYEGASSKLDFDKYGDATPDFGVYVIEKGQLVRRDVVSIAV from the coding sequence ATGCAACGTAGAAACCTCATGAAGCTCGGCGGCGCCGCGGCTGTCCTGCAGTGCCTTCCCTCCATCGGCTTCAGCCAGCAGGGCGAGGCGTTCCGCATCGGCTCGCTCACGCCGATCACGGGCGCGGGCAGCCCCTACGGCCCGGGCATGCAGCAGGCCATCCGCCTGGCCGTCGATGAAGTGAACGCCGCCGGCGGCGCCGGCGGACGCAAGCTGGAGCTGTTCACCGAGGATTCGCAGACCAAGCCCGATGCCGCCGTGCTGGCCGCCAAGAAGCTCATCGAGGTGAACAAGGTGCAGGCGGTACTGGGCACCTGGGCCTCGGGCGTGTCGCTGGCCGTGCTGCCGCTGACCGAGGCCGCAGGCATCATCGAGATGAACGTGTCGGGCGCCCCGGCCATCTCCACGCTCGACACCAAGGATCTGGTGTGGCGCTTCCAGGCGACGAACGACCGCTTCGGCGCGGCCTTCGCCGAGATCTGCGCCAAGCGCGGCTTCAAGCGGCCGGCCACCATGGCGTTCAACAATGCTTCGGGCCTGGGCAACGTGGAAGGCTTCACCAGGGTGTGGGAAAAGCGCGGCGGCAAGGTGATCGCGAACGTCACGTACGAACCCAACCGCCCCAGCTACCGGAGCGAACTGCAGAAGATCCTGGCGGCCAAGCCCGACGTGATCGTGATGGGCTCCTACCTGCCCGACACCACCATCATCCTGCGCGAGTGGTTCCAGTCCGGCGCGGAAAACAAGTGGGTCATTCCCGGCTGGGCGGCCAACCCCGACCTGGTGAAGGCCCTGGGCCCCGAGGTGTGCGAGGGCATCATCTCGGTGGACACGGTGTCCAACGAGAAGAGCCCGTCGTTCGCGAACTTCGATGTGGCTTTCACCAAGGCCACCGGCAAGTCCGCCGCCACCAATATCTACGCCGCGATGGCCTACGACATGGTGATCTCGCTGGCGCTGGCGATGGAAGCCGCCGGGCCCAAGGCCACGGTGGAGCAGGTCAACGCGAAGATCCGCGACGTCTCCAACGCACCGGGCACCGCCGTCCATACCTTCGCCGAAGGCAAGGCGCAACTCGCGAAGAAGGCCAAGGTGAACTACGAGGGGGCTTCCAGCAAGCTGGATTTCGACAAGTACGGCGATGCGACGCCGGACTTCGGCGTGTACGTGATCGAAAAGGGCCAACTGGTGCGCCGCGACGTGGTGTCCATCGCGGTGTGA
- a CDS encoding branched-chain amino acid ABC transporter permease: MTWIDFANLLINGLIEGLVVALPALAMTLVMGVNRFPNAATGDLMTTGAYAAVGVQLLGGVPLWLAAIASVAATAAVSAGSYQLIFRKLAGRPMVASMLAAIGLGFVLRSLISFFAGHDQRTFEMPLMRAWNFGGIRLLPTDLLIAAIAAACLAVVFVLIYRTSFGRQLRAVADSADLARASGIRAGGLMLCLWLLVGALSSIGGVLLGVKAVVTPEMGWESLIPAFAAMVLGGIGSPVGAVLGALLLCVVQELSVPLLGPSYKLVLSFVVLALVLLLRPAGIMGRVQLVR; this comes from the coding sequence ATGACCTGGATCGATTTCGCAAACCTCCTGATCAACGGCTTGATCGAAGGCCTGGTGGTGGCACTGCCCGCGCTGGCCATGACCCTGGTGATGGGCGTCAACCGCTTTCCCAATGCCGCCACGGGCGACCTGATGACCACCGGCGCCTACGCGGCGGTGGGCGTGCAGCTGCTGGGCGGCGTCCCGCTGTGGCTGGCCGCCATCGCCAGCGTGGCGGCGACCGCGGCGGTCTCGGCCGGGTCCTACCAGCTCATCTTCCGCAAGCTGGCGGGGCGCCCCATGGTGGCCTCGATGCTGGCGGCCATCGGCCTGGGCTTCGTGCTGCGCAGCCTGATCTCGTTTTTCGCGGGTCACGACCAGCGAACGTTCGAGATGCCGCTCATGCGCGCCTGGAACTTCGGCGGCATCCGCCTGCTGCCGACCGACCTGCTGATCGCGGCCATCGCCGCGGCCTGCCTGGCGGTGGTGTTCGTGCTCATCTACCGCACCAGCTTCGGCCGCCAACTGCGCGCCGTGGCCGACAGCGCCGACCTGGCGCGCGCCAGCGGCATCCGCGCGGGCGGCCTGATGCTGTGCCTGTGGCTGCTGGTGGGCGCGCTGTCGTCCATCGGCGGCGTGCTGCTGGGCGTGAAGGCCGTTGTCACGCCCGAGATGGGCTGGGAGAGCCTGATCCCGGCCTTCGCCGCCATGGTGCTGGGCGGCATCGGCAGTCCGGTGGGCGCGGTGCTGGGCGCGCTGCTGCTGTGCGTGGTGCAGGAGTTGTCGGTGCCGCTGCTGGGGCCGTCGTACAAGCTCGTGCTGTCGTTCGTGGTGCTCGCGCTGGTGCTGCTGCTGCGGCCCGCCGGGATCATGGGCCGCGTGCAACTGGTGCGCTGA
- a CDS encoding branched-chain amino acid ABC transporter permease — translation MIAYLCAIGIVALIYCLLALGLNLQFGLTRLVNFGVVAFFAVGAYTSGLLSLKGLPLPACFVAAGVLSGLLALPIGLLSLRLRDDYLAIVTLGFSEAVRITIQQESWLTNGVQGLPGLPKLFAGWGPGASDLAIFAALALIVGLVCWGTVRLTRSPFGRLLKAIGDDEAALSALGKDPARFKVQVFMLGAALAGVAGAFYAHFITFITPEQFIPLITFYVWMGLVMGGSGTVRGAMFGSLLLMVFLEGSRFAKDWVPGVSEVGMASLRLAAVGLALILVTLYRPHGLFGGKAK, via the coding sequence ATGATTGCCTATCTCTGTGCCATCGGCATCGTCGCGTTGATCTACTGCCTGCTGGCGCTCGGCCTGAATCTGCAGTTCGGCCTGACGCGGCTGGTCAACTTCGGCGTGGTGGCGTTCTTCGCCGTCGGCGCCTACACCTCGGGCCTGCTGTCGCTCAAGGGGCTGCCGCTGCCGGCATGCTTCGTCGCCGCGGGCGTGCTGTCGGGCCTGCTGGCGCTGCCCATCGGGCTGCTGTCGCTGCGCCTGCGCGACGACTACCTGGCCATCGTCACGCTCGGCTTTTCCGAAGCGGTGCGCATCACCATCCAGCAGGAGAGCTGGCTCACGAACGGCGTGCAGGGCCTGCCGGGCCTGCCCAAGCTGTTCGCCGGCTGGGGCCCCGGGGCGTCCGACCTCGCCATCTTCGCCGCGCTGGCGCTGATCGTGGGCCTGGTGTGCTGGGGCACGGTGCGCCTCACGCGCAGCCCCTTCGGCCGGCTGCTCAAGGCCATCGGCGACGACGAGGCCGCGCTCTCCGCCCTGGGCAAGGACCCGGCGCGCTTCAAGGTGCAGGTGTTCATGCTGGGCGCGGCGCTGGCCGGCGTGGCGGGCGCCTTCTACGCGCACTTCATCACCTTCATCACGCCCGAGCAGTTCATTCCGCTCATCACCTTCTACGTGTGGATGGGGCTGGTCATGGGCGGCTCGGGCACCGTGCGCGGCGCGATGTTCGGCTCGCTGCTGCTGATGGTGTTCCTGGAGGGCTCGCGCTTCGCCAAGGACTGGGTGCCGGGCGTTTCGGAGGTGGGCATGGCCAGCCTGCGCCTGGCCGCCGTGGGGCTGGCGCTGATCCTGGTCACGCTGTACCGGCCGCACGGCCTGTTCGGAGGCAAGGCGAAATGA